GTAGCCGTCGGCGCGGAGCGTGAATTCCGGATCGACGTAGTTGCCACCCTGCATGGAGTGGGCACGCATCCTCGGGGTCACGTGGTCGTGATCGAGGTAGATGACGGCGAAGGCATCGAAGGTGACCTGCTCCGCGCCGTTGGGCATCTTCTCGTAGCCACGCCCGCGGACGGCGAAGGCCGTCCCGCCGGCAACGGCTTCCACGCGCTCGGTATGGCGGAGCACGTGCTTGGCCCCGGGTCCCATGACGGCGGTGGCTTCCCCTTCCCATTCTCCCACCAGCTTGGTGAAGAAGGCAAGCGGAGGCGGCGTGCCGGGCGAGGGCGCCTGGGCAACCAGGATCAGCGGGGCGAACATCAGGGTGGCAGATAGCAGTAGACGACGCATGACCGGACACTCCGAGGGTTGAAGGACGGCGGGGAAGATGGCCGTCGTCAGGGAGCGCGTCTTGAGGAAATCGGTCACCGCTCCCCGCGGAGGGTCCGGTTGACCTGGTCGTGTTCCGTCTGGGCGATCCGTTCGCCGAGCTCCTCCGGGCGGAGGCCGATCAATGCCCGAACGTCATGGTGGAGGTGGGGCTGATCGGCATACCCGGCCAGCGCGGCAATCCGGCCCCAACGTTCCTCGCCATCGATCACGTGCCAGGCGGCGGCCAGCAGCCGGCGGATCCGCGCAAACTGCTTCGGGGTCAGGGCAGTGGCCGCACGAAAGCGGCGCAGCAGGGTCCGCGCCGAGCACCCCACCTGTCGAGCAATTTCGGCGATCGCCTCCTCACCATCTGACGCCACCATGGCGTCGACGGCGGAGCTGACCATTGGATCGGGCGGAACGAGGTGTGACGACTCGCTGCGCCAGAACTCGTCGAATGCCTGCGCCGTGTCATCGAGCGTGGTGCTGGCCATGGCGCGTGGAGAGAGCGCCGCGTGCAACTGCGCGCCCCGGAGGCCCCCGTGTGCGAGCGCAGGCCGCGAGGCGTTGAAGAGTGAGGCGGCCGACACCTGAAGCAACGCGCTCGTGGCACCAGGGCGCAGGCGTACCCCGACGAATCGTGCCCCGGGAATCACCGGGACCCCCAATGGTTCGAGCCAGGGGCCGGTATAGAAGAGCGTCCCGGCGAAGGGGCCACCGATCGGGATCAGGAGGGAAGTGCAGCCGTCCGGGGGGACATGATGGATCGGTGGCGCACCCTCGCGTGCACTGAACTCCCAGTAGCTTGCGATCCACGGTGCGAGCGAGGGATGCGGCAGGCGCTCGGCGTAGCGCAACGCGGCGGGCATCAGTCCGGCCGCTCGGGGTCGACCGCGATGTCAAAGTGGAGCACTTCCTCGCGAGACCCGAGCCGGGTGTACAGGGCGATCGCCGGTTCATCCTCGGGCTGCGTGTCGGCCTGGACGAAGATCACCCACGCGCCGCGCCGCGCGGCGATCCCCTGCAGCGCCGTGATCAACGCGGTGGCGACTCCCTGCCGTCGATGCGTGGTCGCGACGGCGAGGTCGTAGAGATAGAT
Above is a genomic segment from Gemmatimonadota bacterium containing:
- a CDS encoding DUF1579 family protein, which translates into the protein MRRLLLSATLMFAPLILVAQAPSPGTPPPLAFFTKLVGEWEGEATAVMGPGAKHVLRHTERVEAVAGGTAFAVRGRGYEKMPNGAEQVTFDAFAVIYLDHDHVTPRMRAHSMQGGNYVDPEFTLRADGYTWSMRDPRAGLIKYEMHFDAQGRWVETGAVSRDDGKSWVPIFEMTLTRKK
- a CDS encoding helix-turn-helix transcriptional regulator yields the protein MPAALRYAERLPHPSLAPWIASYWEFSAREGAPPIHHVPPDGCTSLLIPIGGPFAGTLFYTGPWLEPLGVPVIPGARFVGVRLRPGATSALLQVSAASLFNASRPALAHGGLRGAQLHAALSPRAMASTTLDDTAQAFDEFWRSESSHLVPPDPMVSSAVDAMVASDGEEAIAEIARQVGCSARTLLRRFRAATALTPKQFARIRRLLAAAWHVIDGEERWGRIAALAGYADQPHLHHDVRALIGLRPEELGERIAQTEHDQVNRTLRGER